In the genome of Hevea brasiliensis isolate MT/VB/25A 57/8 chromosome 14, ASM3005281v1, whole genome shotgun sequence, the window GAACAATTGGTGTTCCACAATGATAATGGAGATACTCAAGTGCAGAAGCAACATCGATAGCAATATTCAATCTTCGGATAACATTTAAAATTCTTACCACCTCATCTAATCCAAGAGTTAGATGCAACCAAACATCTAAGCTCCCATTAACCATAAAATCATAAACCAATGCTTTACAATCATTTCCTTGATAGTCAACTCCAGGGCAAGCTGTGAGTACTTTGACAAGATTTCGATGCCTGACATTTCGTAAGGCCTCACATTCAGTTATAAAACTCTTTGAAGCTCCTTGTCGCGTAAGGTTAAGCACCTTAACTGCAATTACCATTCCCTCTTGATCAAGAATCCCTTTATAAACAGCTCCAAAGCTACCAATACCAATCAAATTATTTGAAGAGAATCCACTGGTAGCTTAAAGCAAACTTTGATAAGACAATTTTAATAGTGAATTTCCATCAAATAGTGATGCAGAttctccttttctctctcttgaaTGCCGCCAAAGAGGCAAAGAAATAAGCAAAAGTGCAACACCAATAACCACACAAACCGCAAAAATTATGACCTTTAATTTTGCAGTTGATCTCCTCTTTGATTGTTAAGACTTGCATACAGGCAACCCAAAATCAGGTACACCACCACACAGATTTTTATTTCCTGCCACAGAGGTAGCACTAGAATTCTTGAAAACTCCTTATACTGGTACCACACGGTCAAAGTTACTATAAGATAGATCCAAAAGCTGTATTGAGTTGAAGCCCTTCAAAAACTCTGGAATCTTGCCTGACAAATTATTATGAGAAAGATTTAACTCTTTAATGCCTcttagtgaaagaaaagaggaaGGAATGGACCCTTATAACGAGTTGGCACCCATGAATAAGATTTCTAGACTTGTGCAACTGCCAAGACCACTGGGAATCTCCCCTGATAACATGTTCTCATGAAGGGCAAGGATTCCtagatttttcaaaatttctacGTCTTTTGGAAGGGAACCTGACAAATTATTCAGGGACAAATCAAGAAGTTTTGACAACGAGGAAAGTCCAATAACTTGTAGAGGTATGGGACCACTAAGATCGTTTGTGGAAAAATCTGGTTTGAGCAAATTTTCAAGCTGCCTAGAGTTGAAGGGATGGTACCTTGAAGATTATCGTCATATAAAGCAATTTGAAGTAAATTTGTCAGGTTTCCTAGAGATGATGGAATATATCCCGGCAAGTTATTACCTCCAAGGTGAAGTAATTTAGATTTTGAAGCTGTCCAAATGCCTGATGGGATCGTACCTGAGAGTTTGTTCCTTTCTGCAATGAAAACTTCCAAGTTAACAAGAAACTGTATTCCAACTGGGATGTTTCCAGATATCTGATTGTGTTGTATGACAAAGAAGTGGAGCTCCTTTGAGAAGTTGGCAATGTGTTCAGGAAGTTCGCCTCCAAAGTTGTTGTACTCTATACTAGGGTTCGCAAAGCTGTGGCATTAATTAGAGTGGGAAGAAATCTCAAGTCATCAGCTTTCCCACTTCCTAGATTGTTTTCAAAAATCGCTAAGTCTAAAGGCTTATGCAACTTGTCAAGATAAGGCACTTATGGAACTTGTCAAGAGAAGACACTCTTCCGGTGAGATTATTTGCGCAAAGGTCAAGAAATTCTAGATTTGAGGCGTTGGAAATTGAAGTTGGAATGGTGCCATTGA includes:
- the LOC110649513 gene encoding probable LRR receptor-like serine/threonine-protein kinase At3g47570 gives rise to the protein MGMGNSLPNLHFFSIADNQFNGTIPTSISNASNLEFLDLCANNLTGRVSSLDKFHNFANPSIEYNNFGGELPEHIANFSKELHFFVIQHNQISGNIPVGIQFLVNLEVFIAERNKLSGTIPSGIWTASKSKLLHLGGNNLPGYIPSSLGNLTNLLQIALYDDNLQGSLPKDVEILKNLGILALHENMLSGEIPSGLGSCTSKIPEFLKGFNSIQLLDLSYTTSGFSSNNLIGIGSFGAVYKGILDQEGMVIAVKVLNLTRQGASKSFITECEALRNVRHRNLVKVLTACPGVDYQGNDCKALVYDFMVNGSLDVWLHLTLGLDEVVRILNVIRRLNIAIDVASALEYLHYHCGTPIVHCDLKPSNVLLDEEMISHVGDFGLVRFLANGMHDYSTNQSSSLGIRRTIGYCPLEMFMGKRPTDDMFKKNLTLHGFVKRGLPEQVKDIIDANLYQMQFNTDATSNHNHTFGNRRNNIFMECLISALEFGISCSMESPQERMNISDVIAQLSSIRNKLVGIRLPRKR